TCCCTATGATGAAGCATGAAAACCGCCACAGGCTTAGTCTTTGGCGGTTTTTCATTTAAATGGAAATTAATAAAATTCTGGCCTGCGATCGGTAAAGATAGGAATCCTGCTCCTTGCCTCCGTAACCTCGACGAGATCGATTTCGGCAGTAAGGATTTCCTCTCCTTCCCCAGCTTCAGCGATTACTTCACCCCATGGATTAATAACCATCGAATGGCCGGCGAATGTATTGTTGGGGTCAGAGCCAGCACGGTTGCAGGCAACCACAAAGCATTGGTTCTCAATCGCACGGGCGATGAGCAATGCCCTCCAGTGCTCCATACGCTGGATAGGCCATTCAGCGACTACAAACATCGCTTCGACATCATCTAGTGCATGGGCACGGACCCATTCAGGGAACCTGATATCATAGCAGATCAGGCCGGCAAATTTATGGTCATCCAAGGAAAACAGCCCTTTTCCCTTTCCGGCAGCCAGGTGCAAATGCTCATCCATCAGCTTGAACAAATGAAGCTTGCTATAGGTTCCTGCCTGATCTCCATTTTTGTCGAATACAAGAAGTGTATTTTCAATGCCTGATTCTGTTTTATTGGCAACAGATCCGCCAATGAAATGCGAATTGTATTTCACAGCTGCATCCTTGAAAAACGCTTTGGCTGTTTGTGCCCCTGCTTCTGCTGTGGTTTTTAAATTATCGAGATCATATCCGGTAGTCCATAGTTCGGGGAGGACTGTAATATCAGGTTTTTGGGCATTTGCCTGTTCCATCAGTTTAGCTGCATGTTTGTAGTTATTTGCAGGATCCCCAAACGCAATATCCATTTGCAGACAAGCTATTTTAAATTTCATCATTGATCACCGCCATAATTTCTGAAAATTATTTCTTTACAAGTTACTATTTACGTTATATCATTTGTGACTAGAATTTCAAATTAAAATTTTCAAATAATAATATATTTCCTAAGCAGGTGAGAAAAAATGGAATTTACACAATCGGATTTACTGAAAAGCCTGCCCAAGCAATTTTTTGCTTCACTGGTGCAAAAGGTTGGCGCATATACAGAAAAAGGGGCAGACATTATCAATCTGGGGCAGGGAAACCCTGACCAACCGACACCAACGCATATTGTTGAAAAATTGAAGCGAGCTGGAGAGAATCCGGTGAACCATAAATATTCCCCCTTCAGAGGACAGCGTTCGTTAAAAGAGGCTGCGGCAGCATTTTATAAAAGGGAGTACGGAGTTGACCTTGATCCAGAAGAAGAAATTGCCATCCTATTCGGAGGCAAGGCCGGCCTAGTAGAAATTCCTCAATGTCTGTTGAATCCTGGGGATACGATTCTTGTTCCTGATCCCGGCTATCCTGACTACTGGTCTGGAGTCGAGCTGGCCAGGGCAAAGATGGTAACGATGCCACTTCGTGAAGAGAATGATTTTCTCCCTGATTATGATGAGTTAACTGCCGAACAATTGGAAAAAGCGAAGCTGATGTTTCTTAACTATCCCAATAATCCTACAGGTGCAGTGGCCGATAAAGAGTTTTTTGACCAGACAATCGAGCTGGCTCGAAAAAATGAAATCTGTGTAGTGCACGATTTTGCGTATGGAGCAATTGGCTTTGATGGGAACCGCCCGCAAAGCTTTTTACAGTCCGAAGGCGCGAAGGACGTAGGAATCGAAATTTATACGCTGTCCAAAACCTATAACATGGCAGGTTGGCGTGTTGGTTTTGCGGCAGGTAATAAGAGTGTGATTGCCGCAATCAATTTGCTGCAGGACCATATGTATGTCAGCTTGTTTGGTGCGGTGCAGGAAGCAGCAGCGGAAGCTTTGCTGGGACCCCAGGAATGCGTCGCTGAGTTGAATGATTTATATGAATCTAGAAGAAACGTACTTATTGACGGTCTGACAAAGATTGGCTGGCAGGTGTCTGCCCCAAAAGGCTCATTTTTTGCCTGGCTGAAGGTTCCGGAACCATTCACTTCAGTTGGATTCGCGGATTACTTGCTGGAAAAAGCACACATAGCCGTTGCACCTGGCGTAGGCTTCGGTGAGCATGGTGAGGGTTTTGTGAGGGTTGGCTTGCTGACTTCGGAAGAGAGAATGCGTGAAGCAGTCAGCAGAATTGAAAGCTTGGAAATATTCAAAAAAAATAGTTGACATTGAAATGCGAACCTGACATAATCCTAATTAACAAATTTACTTTAACCAATTAAATAACTTGATTAAATTATTTTCTTATCAAGAGCAGGCGGAGGGACGAGCCCGATGAAGCCCGGCAACCGATCCAGCGATAGCTGGGCACGGTGCTAATTCTTGCAGCGAAAGCTGAAAGATGAGAAGAGTTTAGTGTATTTTCTAACCTCTTCTTTGTGAAGAGGTTTTTTTATTTGTTAATAAATTAATGTCTAGCTCCAGCGCCTAGCCCCTCGATCGTTTCGGTCCGGCCAATGAAGTCAAAGAACGACTTCACTGGCCGGCCCTCCAACGCTTGTCGGGGCTGGACAAGGCGCTTGCGCTTTTCTACTGAAAGGAATTGATCTTCATGAGTGAAATTACAGCGACCTACATAGTCCATGACGCCAAACATAATCCGGAGAAAAAAGCAGAGGGAATCGCTCTTGGTTTGACAGTGGGTTCCTGGACTGACCTGCCGGAACTGGACCAAAGACAATTAAAAAAGCATAAGGGGAGAGTGGTTTCTGTAGAAGGTTCAAGTCTGGACCACAATTCAGAAACAGTGGCAACAATCAAAATCGCTTATCCTGCCCTCAATTTTTCATCAGACCTGCCAGCCATTTTGACAACTGTTTTTGGTAAACTCTCGCTTGATGGCAAAGTAAAGCTGGTTGATCTTGAATTTGGTAAAGAATTGAAAAAAGCCTTCCCGGGTCCTCGCTTCGGGATTGAAGGAATCAGGAGGAAGCTTGGTGTCCATGATCGCCCGTTGCTCATGAGCATCTTCAAAGGGGTCATCGGACGTGATATGGACTTCCTGCTAAAACAGCTTAAAAAGCAAAGCCTTGGAGGAGTGGATCTGATCAAGGACGACGAAATCCTCTTCGAGAATGAGCTTACACCGATCGAAAAGAGAGTCACGTTTGGTAAACAGGTTCTCGAGGAAGTCTATGAAACTACTGGGCACAGGACCTTATACGCGGCCAATCTGACAGGAAGGACCTCACAGTTGAAAGACAAAGCCAGAAAAGCGGCTGAACTTGGAGCTGACGCGCTATTGTTCAATGTGTTCGCCTATGGCCTCGATGTCCTGCAGGAATTAAGAGAAGATGATGAAATCGGCATTCCAATCATGGCTCACCCTGCGGTTAGTGGGGCGCTGACATCGGCTGATGAATATGGTTTTTCCCATTCATTGCTGCTCGGCAAGCTAATCCGCTATGCGGGTGCAGACTTTTCCCTATTCCCATCTCCTTATGGAAGTGTGGCCCTGGAAAAGGAGCAGGCACTCTCCATTGCGGATGCACTTACATCCAAGGATGTATTCAAGAGAGCATTTCCCGTTCCATCGGCAGGCATACATCCTGGAATGGTGCCGCTGTTAATTAATGATTTTGGAGTAGATTCAATCATAAATGCAGGCGGAGGTGTCCATGGTCATCCTGGTGGAGCGCAGGGAGGCGGCAAGGCATTCAGACAGGCTATTGAAACCGTACTCCAGGAAAAAAGCCTTGAAGAAGGCGCGCTGGAGCATGCTGAGTTGAAAACAGCTTTAGGTCTGTGGGGTTCGTCAGAGGCGGTGGCAAAGTGAGACAGCCAGTTATTTTTTGTGACTTTGACGGAACAGTAACCGAAAAGGACAATATCATTGCCATCATGAAAGAATTCGCGCCTGATGGCTGGGATGAGATTAAAGAAGCAGTGCTTGACCGCAGTATTTCAATCAGGGAAGGAGTAGGGAAAATGTTTTCCCTACTGCCGGTCTCCAAAAAGGAAGAAATTATTCAGTTTGCTGTACAGAATGCCAGGATCCGCCAAGGCTTTCAGGAATTCCTGGATTATGCGAGCGATGAAGGCATACCTGTTTACATCGTCAGCGGGGGAATTGATTTTTTCGTAGAACCTATCATTCAACAATTCGGACCCCTCGCTGGCGTTTACTGCAACAGTTCGGATTTTTCAGGAGAAACGATAAAAATTGAATGGCCCAACAGCTGCGATGATCAATGTTCAAATGATTGCGGCTGCTGTAAACCATCCATCATGAGAAAACTTGAAAAAAGCAGCGCCTATAAAATCGTCATCGGGGACTCCGTAACTGATCTGGAAGCTGCAAAACAAGCAGATCTTGTGCTTGCCAGAGACTACTTAAAGGATAAATGCGAAGAATGGGAGATAGAACATAGACCATTTGAAACGTTTTATGACTGTATTGAAGCACTTAAAACTGAGACAGGGGTGAGAGGATGAGCTCATTAGAAAGTAAGTGGGAAGAGCTGGCCGACGTCAAAGCAGAACTGGCTGAGCGTGATTGGTTCATGGGAACGAGCGGCAACCTGGCAATTAAAGTGAACAGTGACCCGGTGCAATTCCTTGTAACGGCGAGCGGGAAAGATAAGCGTAAACGGACGGATGAAGACTTTTTGCTTGTTGACCAATTCGGCCGTCCGGTTGACGAAACATGTTTAAAGCCATCGGCTGAGACACTGCTGCATGTCGAGGTATACAAAAAGACAGACGCTGGCTGCAGCCTCCATGTGCATACCATTGACAACAATGTCATCTCCGAGGTCTATGGAGACAGGGGGGAGGTACAATTCCAGGGGCAGGAATTGATTAAGGCATTTAATATTTGGGAGGAAGATGCTGTTCTTAAGATTCCTATTATTCCGAATTATGCACATATACCAACCCTGGCAAAGGCATTTTCAGAGCACGTTAAAGGGGATACTGGCGCGGTTTTGATCCGTAACCATGGAATTACTGTTTGGGGAAGGAATGCATTTGAAGCAAAGAAAATTCTTGAGGCTACGGAATTTTTATTCCGCTACCAGTTAAGGCTGCTCGAACACAAACCATTCCAACTGTTCAAGGTCGTCTAAGGAATCGTTCAGCAAACAATTAAACTAAAGGAGAGATTCACATGGCATTTATCGTAAAGCAAAACACACAGGAAAGAATACTCGATGAACAGCAGGTTGAAGCATTTCTGAATGAACAGGAAGTCATCTATGAAAAATGGGAGATCAATAAATTGCCTGCAAATCTTCAAGAAAAATTCTTGTTAACGGATGAAGAAAAACAACAAATCCTCGAAGCCTTCAAGGAGGAGATTGAAGATATCTCTGCACGCAGAGGTTACAAAGCTCAAGACGTCATTTCACTGTCAGACAATACACCGAATCTTGATCAGCTTTTGGCGAATTTCAAGCAGGAACACCATCATACAGATGATGAGGTAAGATTCATTGTCAGCGGACATGGAGTGTTTGTCATTCAGGGGAAGGACGGAGAATTTTTTGAAGTGTTCCTGAATCCTGGAGACTTGATCTCAGTCCCTGAAAATACACGGCACTACTTTACGCTTCAGGACGACAGACAGGTAGTTGCAGTTAGAATTTTCGTTACAACTGAAGGCTGGGTTCCTATTTACGAAGAGGAAAAAGTGAGCCAGTAATCAGGACAAACCACAAACTTTGTCGAAGTAAATTTTTTCAGCCGTGAATCTTGTCTTATTTTGCGATTCTATTTACATTCATCTAGGCATTTGACATAATTCTTCAAGTAATCTATTTATTTTATTAAGCAATTAAAGTAGTAGAGGAGATATAGAAGTGTATCAATCGCAAAATGCTTTGTTGAAGGAAATCGATCGCGTTAGGGAATTGATGGTGGCTTCTGCACTGGAAACAGGATATACAAGTGCTGAAACAGTCCGCCGCAGCCAGGAGCTCGACACTCTGATTTATGAATATCAGTCATTATGCAGGGAGACAGAATTACAGCGGCAAAAAACTAAAATTCTTTTCAGGCAAATGATCCTGCTCACAAAGAAACAATATATTTTATCGCATGCGTGATAACATGCAGACATACGCAAACAATTAGCCACTGCCAGTAAAACGGGCGGTGGCTAATTGTATAATAGGCAAAGATAAAAGGCAGAGGATGTACGGAATAATGGAACACGAAGGAACGGCCAATGCTTTTAGCACTTGAGAAAAATTTAACAATTTGCTCAAATTTTCACGATAATATATCTTTGTGTGATTTTTATCATATTTTTATATGTTTATTTTATATATTTTTAACATAGATAGCTTCTTATCATCATACTGTTAACACACCTCAATATGTCTCTTTACTTTCAATCACTTTTTTACATTAGACTTCTTCAGATTCGTGAATGTTTGAACCTCATATTTCACAAAACAAATTCAACTATGTTATCTACTTTTTTAATTGTTGGTACTATGCATGTAATACGATTCATATATCGTACTACATAGCATTTTATTTAAATAAGGCTGTGTGAAAAGTATTTTACTGGATTGATCATAAAATAATGTCACATAAGTCTTTAAATTCGGCTATTTTCATCTGCTCGTTTTCTGCAAGGCATAATAATTACCCTCATTTATAGAAAACGATGTTGATCCGAAAATAGCTAAAAGTAACCGCTTACAAATTAATAGTTTTACATTTTGAGGAGGGGGAAAGAGAGTATGCACATTGTCGTATGTGTCAAGCAAGTGCCCGATACGAAAATCATCAAAATCAATCCTAAGACCAATACTCTGGACAGGCGAAGCGCACCAGCCATCTTGAATCCGTATGATGCTCATGCTGTACAGGAGGCAGTCAAAATCAGGAATAAAACAGGAGGAACAATTTCAGTTCTTTCAATGGGACCTCCACAGGCAGTCGCTGTTATCAAGAAAAGTGTAGAAATTGGCGCTGATCGTGGATACCTGATTTCAGACAGGGCTTTCGCAGGTGCAGATACCCTTGCTACAAGTTATGCGCTGTCCAAAGCACTTGAAAAAATCTCGAAGGACAATCCGATCGACCTGATCATTTGCGGGAAGCATGCAATTGATGGTGATACAGGACAAGTAGGACCGGGTATTGCGCGCCGGCTTGATATTCCCCCTATCACGAATGTAATTGAAGTTTCAGAGGTTAATAAGGAAGAAAAATATGTCCATATCAAGCGCAAGCAAATTGACGGCTACGAAGTCCTGCAATCGCAGCTGCCTTGCTTGCTGACTGTGGAAAAAGAGATTAATGACATAGAGTATGCACCACTTCCTAATATGATCAATGCCGCGCGATATGAACCTGTCATCTGGTCTGTGAATGACCTTGAGGATGTTGACAAGACCCAGTTGGGACTAAAAGGATCGCCAACGATTGTCGGAAAAATGTTCAGTCCCCCTAAGCTTGAAGGCGGGAAAAGGATCGAAGGAAATCCCGATGCCCAGGTAGATCAGTTAATGGGAATTCTGATGGAAAGAAAGGACTTATTCAAATTAAAAACAGCCAACTCTTGATTGATTTAAAAGGGGGAATGCAGGATGGAAGAAAACCAGGGAGTCTGGGTATTCATTGAAGTAAATGATGGAAAAATCGAAGGAGTTTCACTGGAATTGCTTGGTGCAGGAAGGAAGCTTGCAGACAAGCTGGAAGTGCCGCTTTCCGGAGTTATGCTCGGGGAAGGTGTCATGCCTTTAGCGAATGAAGTCATCTATGCAGGTGCAGACCAGGTTTACGTTGTTGACCATCCGGTCCTAAAAGATTATCGGACTGAGTCATATATGAAGGGTGTCTGTATCCTTGCTGAAAAATACAAGCCGGAAATCTTCCTTTATGGAGCGACACCAAATGGAAAGGACTTGGCAAGTGCGGTCGCAACGGATTTAAGCACCGGTTTGACAGCGGATACTACAATGCTTGATGTCGATATCGAGAAAAGGCTGCTTGAAGCGAGCCGTCCTGCTTTTGGCGGTAATATAATGGCAACCATTCTATGTAAAAAACACAGGCCGCAAATGGCCACAGTGCGCCCTAAGGTGATGAAAGCCCTTGAAGCAGATGAAGGCAGGAAGGGAGTCATCATCGAAGAAGAGTTAGAACTTAGGGAAGAGGATATGCGCACAAAGGTGCTTAAAATTGTGAAGGACGTAACAAAAAAGGCCAGCCTGGCAGAAGCCCATGTCATCGTCGCTGGAGGAAAAGGTTTAGGCGATATCCAGGGATTCCAGCTAATTCATGAGTTAGCAGAAGTAATTGGAGCAAGTGTTGGCGGCACAAGGGATGTTGTAGAGGCAGGCTGGCTGAAGCATGAACAGCAAATAGGCCAGACTGGCGAGACCGTCACTCCGAAGATCTATTTTGCCATCGGGATCTCAGGGGCAATCCAGCATGTCGAAGGAATGAAGAACTCTGAGCTGATCATTGCTATCAACAAGGATCCGAACGCTCCGATTTTCGACGTAGCCACATATGGCATTGTTGGCGATGCATTGGAAATTGTACCGAAACTAATCAAGCAGTTCAAAGAGCTCAGCAAAGAGAAGGGCGGGGAAATGAGCTATGTCTGAAAAATTTGATGTAATCGTCGTAGGAGCCGGCCCTGCTGGAACATCATGTGCCTACAACTGTGCCAAAAGCGGATTGAAAGTATTGCTGATTGAACGTGGTGAATACCCAGGATCAAAGAACGTAATGGGCGGGGTTCTTTATCGCAAACAGATGGAGGACATCATTCCGGAATTTTGGAAGGAAGCCCCACTGGAGCGGCCGGTTGTTGAGCAGCGATTCTGGATGATGGATAAAGAATCGGTCGTCCAGTTAGGTTACAAAGGTCTCGAATGGGCAGTTGAACCATATAATAACTTTACAGTATTGCGTGCACACTTTGACCAGTGGTTCGCAAAGAAAGCGGTGGAACAGGGTGCATTGTTGATCAATGAAACTGTTGTCACTGAATGTATTGTAGAAAATGGCAAGGTTGTAGGTGTGCGTACGGATCGCCCCGATGGAGAAGCATTTGCAGATGTTGTCGTGCTTGCAGACGGTGTAAACTCCCTGCTTTCCAAACAGCTTGGCTTCCACAGGGAATTCCGTCCTGATGAGGTTGCCCTTACGGTTATGGAAGTTATCAATCTGCCAAAGGATAAAATCAATGAACGTTTTAATCTTGAAGGAAATCATGGAACGACAATTGAGATATTCGGTGATTCAACAAAAGGCAATCTTGGCACCGCCTTCCTTTATACAAACAAAGAAAGTTTGAATATTGGAGTGGGTACTACACTCTCAAGTATGATCAAAGCCAAATTGAAGCCATATGAGCTGCTTGATTATCTCAAGAAACATCCGATGGTCCGTCCTTATCTGGAGGGAGGGGAATCCGCAGAGTACCTGGCCCACTTAATTCCTGAGGGAGGATTCAATTCCGTGCCTAGGGTAGCCGGTAACGGTGTGCTTGTAGTAGGAGATGCTGCACAGCTGGTCAATGCCATCCACCGTGAGGGCTCAAACATGGCGATGGCTTCAGGCCAAATGGCTGCAGAAGCGATCGTAGAAGCCAAAAAAGATGGCGACTTTAGCGAAAACAGCCTGAACCGCTATAAAGAAGCACTGTTCGGCAGCTTTATCATTAAAGACCTCGAAAAATATAAGGATGCTGCACATACCTTTGAGACATACCCGCAGTATTTCAAGGAATATCTGCCAATGATGAACAAAGCAATGAGCAAGTTCTTTACAGTAGATGGAACACCTAAGAGAGAAAAACAAAAGGAAATCATGCGCAGCGTGACAGCTGAAAAAGGAACCTTTAAAGTAATGCAAGACATCTATCGTGCCTGGAAGGCGGTGAAATAATGTCAACGACGAACATCGAGGAAAAACAATTTCTTTTAAGGTTTAAGTGTGACACGAAATCACATCTGACAGTTTTGGACCATGACGTCTGCATGACGCAGTGTCCTGACAAACTCTGTACAGTATTCTGCCCGGCTGAAGTATACAAGTGGGAAGGGAAAAGGATGCAGGTAGGCTATGAAGGCTGTCATGAATGCGGCAGCTGCCGGATCGGCTGCCCTTACCAGAATATCAAATGGGAATATCCAAAGGGTGGACACGGCATTGTATTCAGGCTTGCTTAATGGTTAACAAGAAAAGACTGGCGGACAAAAAGTTCGCCGGTCTTTTTAGTTTCAAACATGCGAAATAATGAGTCAGAATCAGATGGGTAAATGAAATAAGTGGACTGGAAGTGGGAACAAAGAACGAAAAAAGGTGATGGTAAAAATACTTTAATAGCTAGCTTTCAATAATTGCTCTATTTACATCATATGTAAGTTAATTCACAAATGGGTTCAAAAAAAGGTGGAGCTTTAGAAAGAGGGTTTAGGGTGGGGGTTAACTGATTTTTTCTTGTTTGCGCATTGTGTGAAGCTGGTCACTAAGGATCTCTTTTTCTATATTCCGAGCTGCTTCAACAGCATCATCAAAACGGTCAAATAGAGTTGATGCATATACCGGTTTGCCCGCATCATAAATTCCTGAAGAATCAGATTTGTATATTGTCACATTCCAATTGAAATATTCACTGTCACCTTTTTGGTGCCCTTGAAGCCCAATCAATAAATGGGTATGCAGCATGTCATTCTGGATGTCGAGGAAAGCCTGTTTGTCGCTTAATCCCGCTGGCATAAGTGACTTTTGATAAAATTCTCGGTACAAATTATTCTGCAAGGTAAAATCACTCCTTTTACAATAAGCTATAACTTTATTATATGTAAGGAATGATAATATTTGAAGGTGAATTGTTAAAATTTTTAGAAATTTTAACAAAGTGTCATTTTTCCTTCACATTTTCCTAAATAAATATTAATTGTGATACCCATCACAACCTGAGATTGCATTGGTTTCTATAATGAAATTATAAAAACATATAGGAGGCCGTTAAAAATGACAGGTTGTATGAGCGGTATTAACCAGGATTCAAGTTTTACATTAAGTGCAGGTCTTCAGCAATTAAAAAATGAACATCCACCACTATTGGAGATGCTTGCGACCCTTTTGGATCTTTCACAGAAAATCGAAGAAGGGGAGCAAATGGAAGAGAATTTCTCAAGGCTTAGGGAAATGGTCATTGAGTTCCTTGCAGAGCTGGAGCCGCATTCAGAGAGGGAAGAAGGCGTGCTGTTCGAAATGATGGCAGCCTATATTGGAAGAGAAATGGGACCTATTGCGGTTATGGAATATGAACATGATCAGGCAAAGCGATTTATCGGAACGTTCCTTCATAATACAAAGGATGGTACCACAGGTTTTTCACGAGATAAGATGATTGAGAATGCCCAGATGATAAAAAATGCTAATTACACTTTGGTGAGCCACTTCGCCAAAGAGGAAAGCATTCTTTTCCCGATGGCGGAGAATATGTTCAGCGAGGAAGAAAAACAGGAATTGGCTGAACGCATTCAGTTAATATAAAGAAGACAAAAAGGGTGAAGCAGCGATTGCTTCACCCTTCCTAAATCGTTTTAAGCTTTAGTAATTGTAACTAATTTTATGTCTTTTGTATCGAAACGATAAAAAACATCATCTTCATCAGTGAATTCGATCAACCCTTCTTGATCTTTGGCATCCTGGATGGCTCCAGAAATGTCCTCCACCTCGATTGGTCGTGAAACGGAAAAATCTTTTTCGAAAAAATAATTGATCTTAAACGTAGACATGATAATCTCCCTTCATTAAATCCTCACTTTCTTTCTTTCCTTATCAGGGGCATGCCTAAACATAAAAGTGAAAATGGAAATAATTAATTCCACAAAACAGTAATTATTCGAACTTTCCTATCTGTGCCATTCAGCCAGTTTTTCATCTGAAGGAAGGAACATAGTCAGTATTCCCAGCAAGGGCAGGAATCCGACACAGATGATCATCAATGGCAATCCGATTAGGTCAGCAAGATACCCGAGACCGACTGAACCAATGGCCCCCATACCGAATGCAAGACCGACTGTCAATCCAGCCATCGTGCCGATTTTGCCTGGAACAAGCTCCTGTGCGTATACAACAGTAACAGAAAAGCTCGACATCAGGATAAAGCCGCTAAGGGTAAGCAGGGCAAAGGCGATGCTATACGGCATAAATGGGATGATGGCGGACAGAGGCGCAGCCGCAATCATTGAAATGAAAATAATATTTTTCTTGCCAAAACGATCTGCCAGCGGGCCTCCGAAAAAAGTGCCGAATGCACCGGCAACAAGGAAGGCAAATAAGAAGATTTGCGCCTCTTTAATCGATAGGCCATATTTGTCGATTGTATAGAATGCGTAGAAATTCGTCATACCTGAGATATACCAGGAACGCGCGAAAATCAAAAATAAAATCAGGACAAGCGCCATTTTGATATTTTTTGAGATACCTTTATTTACTCGTTTGTTAGCTTGATTGACCTTGGCAGCTATTTTTTCATAATCCAGTTTCCTGCTGTACCAGGCGGCGATGTATAAAAGCAGCCCAACAGCAATAGCCGCGACAATCGTAAACCATACTGCTCCAAATTGGCCGAGCGGAACAAGGATGAGTGCCGTGATCAAAGGGGCAAGGGCCTGTCCGGAGTTGCCTCCAACCTGGTAAATGGATTGTGCCAGTCCCCTGCGCGGACCGGCTGCCATATAGGCAACCCGGGAACCTTCAGGATGGAACACGGCTGACCCAAGTCCGATGAATAAAACGGAAAGAATAACAAACTCAAAGCTCGAAGCGAATGCGAGTCCAAGAACTCCGAACATGGTCGAGGTCAAACCCAGCGGCAAGGCATAAGGCATGGGCTTCTTGTCGGTTGCCATACCTATCAAAGGCTGAAGGATGGAAGAAACGATATTCAATGAAAAGGCGATCATTCCTAATTGAGTGAATGACAGACCCATCGATTTCTCAAGGATAGGGAACATGGCGGGAATGACGGATTGAATGGAGTCATTCAATAAATGTACTAACCCGATGATAAAGAGTATCTTATATGCTGTCTCATTTTGATTCTGCGGTTTGGCGCTAACGGCGGCGGCTGATTGGCTCATGTTTGTCTCCTTCTAAAAATATTTCGGTTTCCTACATATCATTTTACAGAAAAAGTCACCAGATAAAAATAGCTTTTCTGGTGAAAAATATGGTCTAATATAATTTAGAAAATACAGATTATTCATTCGGGGGAAACAGTGTATGGAAAAAGCCGTAAGCAATTTGATGAACCAAGAAATTTTAGACGAATTCCTGGGGCGCTTCGGGCTGGAGAAGGAAGTGAAGAAACTTGGGGATTTCGAGAATTATGTTTATGAAACTTATAAAAATGGCCAGCCATATATCATGAGGCTCACCCACAGTTCGCACCGGGACATGGATGAGGTATTATCTGAATTGGACTGGATGAGGCATTTGAATAGCAGAGGTTTGTCTGTTCCCGAGGTTTTTCCATCGGAAGACGGTAACTTCGCAGAAGAAATCAGGGCAGCCGATGATAGTTCATTTTATG
The window above is part of the Mesobacillus jeotgali genome. Proteins encoded here:
- a CDS encoding aspartyl-phosphate phosphatase Spo0E family protein — its product is MYQSQNALLKEIDRVRELMVASALETGYTSAETVRRSQELDTLIYEYQSLCRETELQRQKTKILFRQMILLTKKQYILSHA
- a CDS encoding electron transfer flavoprotein subunit beta/FixA family protein, with protein sequence MHIVVCVKQVPDTKIIKINPKTNTLDRRSAPAILNPYDAHAVQEAVKIRNKTGGTISVLSMGPPQAVAVIKKSVEIGADRGYLISDRAFAGADTLATSYALSKALEKISKDNPIDLIICGKHAIDGDTGQVGPGIARRLDIPPITNVIEVSEVNKEEKYVHIKRKQIDGYEVLQSQLPCLLTVEKEINDIEYAPLPNMINAARYEPVIWSVNDLEDVDKTQLGLKGSPTIVGKMFSPPKLEGGKRIEGNPDAQVDQLMGILMERKDLFKLKTANS
- a CDS encoding carbon-nitrogen family hydrolase, giving the protein MKFKIACLQMDIAFGDPANNYKHAAKLMEQANAQKPDITVLPELWTTGYDLDNLKTTAEAGAQTAKAFFKDAAVKYNSHFIGGSVANKTESGIENTLLVFDKNGDQAGTYSKLHLFKLMDEHLHLAAGKGKGLFSLDDHKFAGLICYDIRFPEWVRAHALDDVEAMFVVAEWPIQRMEHWRALLIARAIENQCFVVACNRAGSDPNNTFAGHSMVINPWGEVIAEAGEGEEILTAEIDLVEVTEARSRIPIFTDRRPEFY
- a CDS encoding cupin domain-containing protein, translated to MAFIVKQNTQERILDEQQVEAFLNEQEVIYEKWEINKLPANLQEKFLLTDEEKQQILEAFKEEIEDISARRGYKAQDVISLSDNTPNLDQLLANFKQEHHHTDDEVRFIVSGHGVFVIQGKDGEFFEVFLNPGDLISVPENTRHYFTLQDDRQVVAVRIFVTTEGWVPIYEEEKVSQ
- a CDS encoding methylthioribulose 1-phosphate dehydratase; translated protein: MSSLESKWEELADVKAELAERDWFMGTSGNLAIKVNSDPVQFLVTASGKDKRKRTDEDFLLVDQFGRPVDETCLKPSAETLLHVEVYKKTDAGCSLHVHTIDNNVISEVYGDRGEVQFQGQELIKAFNIWEEDAVLKIPIIPNYAHIPTLAKAFSEHVKGDTGAVLIRNHGITVWGRNAFEAKKILEATEFLFRYQLRLLEHKPFQLFKVV
- a CDS encoding pyridoxal phosphate-dependent aminotransferase: MEFTQSDLLKSLPKQFFASLVQKVGAYTEKGADIINLGQGNPDQPTPTHIVEKLKRAGENPVNHKYSPFRGQRSLKEAAAAFYKREYGVDLDPEEEIAILFGGKAGLVEIPQCLLNPGDTILVPDPGYPDYWSGVELARAKMVTMPLREENDFLPDYDELTAEQLEKAKLMFLNYPNNPTGAVADKEFFDQTIELARKNEICVVHDFAYGAIGFDGNRPQSFLQSEGAKDVGIEIYTLSKTYNMAGWRVGFAAGNKSVIAAINLLQDHMYVSLFGAVQEAAAEALLGPQECVAELNDLYESRRNVLIDGLTKIGWQVSAPKGSFFAWLKVPEPFTSVGFADYLLEKAHIAVAPGVGFGEHGEGFVRVGLLTSEERMREAVSRIESLEIFKKNS
- the mtnW gene encoding 2,3-diketo-5-methylthiopentyl-1-phosphate enolase; its protein translation is MSEITATYIVHDAKHNPEKKAEGIALGLTVGSWTDLPELDQRQLKKHKGRVVSVEGSSLDHNSETVATIKIAYPALNFSSDLPAILTTVFGKLSLDGKVKLVDLEFGKELKKAFPGPRFGIEGIRRKLGVHDRPLLMSIFKGVIGRDMDFLLKQLKKQSLGGVDLIKDDEILFENELTPIEKRVTFGKQVLEEVYETTGHRTLYAANLTGRTSQLKDKARKAAELGADALLFNVFAYGLDVLQELREDDEIGIPIMAHPAVSGALTSADEYGFSHSLLLGKLIRYAGADFSLFPSPYGSVALEKEQALSIADALTSKDVFKRAFPVPSAGIHPGMVPLLINDFGVDSIINAGGGVHGHPGGAQGGGKAFRQAIETVLQEKSLEEGALEHAELKTALGLWGSSEAVAK
- a CDS encoding 2-hydroxy-3-keto-5-methylthiopentenyl-1-phosphate phosphatase; the protein is MRQPVIFCDFDGTVTEKDNIIAIMKEFAPDGWDEIKEAVLDRSISIREGVGKMFSLLPVSKKEEIIQFAVQNARIRQGFQEFLDYASDEGIPVYIVSGGIDFFVEPIIQQFGPLAGVYCNSSDFSGETIKIEWPNSCDDQCSNDCGCCKPSIMRKLEKSSAYKIVIGDSVTDLEAAKQADLVLARDYLKDKCEEWEIEHRPFETFYDCIEALKTETGVRG